The Acinonyx jubatus isolate Ajub_Pintada_27869175 chromosome A2, VMU_Ajub_asm_v1.0, whole genome shotgun sequence genomic sequence GTTTTGCAGCCATCTCTCCAaataattccagaacattccatcacccTAAAAAGAAGCCCCGTCCCTGTCAGCAGTCActcccgcccccggcccccacgAGCCCCCTTCCCGTCCGTGGAGGAGCCCGTTCTGGACGTTTCACACACGCGGACTCACACCCCGCGTGGCCTCTCGtgtctggttccctccctgagcgtcGTGTGTTCGGGGCCCgtccgcggggcggcgggggtgggcgcCTCGCTCCTGCTGGTGGCGGAGGGACTTGTGCATGTGTGGTGGACGCGTTATGtgtccattcatctgctgatggacacagGTTGTGTCCCCCTTTTAGGCTCTCGCGAATCCTGCTGACGTAGGATTTGTGTTCACGCTTCTCTGTGGATTCGTGTTGTCCTTCCTCCTGGGGGGACACCTGGGGCGGGATTGCCGAGGCGCCTGGAACCGGTGCTTAAGCTCTCGGGGAACCGCCAGCCTGTTTCTGTGGGCGCACTCCGGTCCCCTGTCCTCTCTTTGTCAGCTTGAAAATGGGTGCGTTCCTTTTACTTGGCCGGTTGTGTAAGAAGCTCCTTCAAAGTCAGtggcttatttcttttctcttagattTTTAAACATGATGAAATAGGCTGGAAAGTCGAGTTTGTATAGAATTGTGTCACTTAAAAGTAAAGACCCCCTCTTGGCTgccccagccctctgccccccTGAGACACAGGTGGCGTATGGGGTGGTGAGTGTTGGGTGCGAGCCCTTGGCTTCCTGCCCACGCGGAAGTACCTGTGCGCGTCCCAGCGGCACGGGCTCCCCGAGCGGGTCCTCAGCGTGTCTCCTGTCACCCGCTTTCTCCTGGCCCCACGGTGGACTCCCGCTCCCTTCCGTAAGCCCCGAGCTGTGTCCCTTTCCTTCTGTGGCACACAGATGCCACGCAGCCACCAGACTGCACCTGCCACGTGGACTCccggaggggcggggctgggaggtGCAGTCCCAGAAGGTTCTGGAAGTCCGCAACCTtcccgctcccccgcccccccggccctCACGGGGTCCCGCTCACGCCGCTGTCCCCGCAGCGGCCAGTTTGCCATTGTGCGGAAATGCCGGCAGAAGGGCACCGGGAAGGAGTACGCGGCCAAGTTCATCAAGAAGCGTCGCCTGTCGACCAGCCGGCGGGGGGTCAGCCGGGAGGAGATCGAGCGGGAGGTGAACATCCTGCGGGAGATCCGACACCCCAACATCATCACGCTGCACGACATCTTCGAGAACAAGACGGACGTGGTGCTCATCCTGGAGCTGGTCTCGGGCGGGGAGCTCTTCGACTTCCTGGCGGAGAAGGAGTCGCTGACGGAGGACGAGGCCACCCAGTTCCTCAAGCAGATCCTGGACGGCGTCCACTACCTGCACTCGAAGCGCATCGCCCACTTCGACCTCAAGGTGAGCCGAGCGGGGGCCCGGCCGGGGCGGGTGACCTGGGGCGTGGGGGCGGCAAGGGGCTCCGGCTCAGAGCGCGCCCACGGGCTGCtgctgccgggggtgggggggacgcaGACCGCCTCGGCCTGGGCCCGGTGGGGGTGCGGGGCCGGCTGGGCAGCGGTATCCTCCTTCTCCCGCAGCCAGAGAACATCATGCTGCTGGACAAGAACGTGCCCAACCCACGCATCAAGCTCATCGACTTCGGCATCGCCCACAAGATCGAGGCGGGGAACGAGTTCAAGAACATCTTCGGCACCCCCGAGTTCGTGGGTACGGCTCCGTGCGGCGCCTCGGGCCTGGGTCCCGCCCTCGGGTGTCCTCTCCCGAGCCCTGGTGTCcggcctcctgcccccccccgccaggcGGTCCCTGCAGGCGGGCTGTGCCACCCGCTCCCCGTGGCCGCGTCCCCGGGGCTGCCTCAGGTGCACCCGGCGTCCGACCCCACGCCGTCTCTCTCCCCGTCCCCGCAGCTCCCGAGATCGTCAACTACGAGCCCCTGGGTCTGGAGGCAGACATGTGGTGAGTggcggggggttggggtgggggtggggggctggcccACGCCCTGGGACGAAGCACCCGAACCCCCCTAGCTATCCGTGAGCACTGCCAGGCCACAGCCGCAGGGGGGATGTGGCCCATCTGCTGGGTGTGGGCAGGACAGACCGTCGACTTAGAACGGGGCTCGGCAAACGATGGCCCGGCGGCCAGAGCGGGTCTGTGGGTCCCGAGTGGTCTTCTTGTGTTTAAGGCgttgttaaaaatgaaacaggCAGCAGAGACTGGGAGCCTTAAAGCCCGAAACGTTGGTTGTCTCACTCTTCGTGGAGCTTGTCAACCCGCCTTCGAGCCCACGCCtgcacccccccagcccccccaatTTGAGCCTTGGCAGGTGGTGTGGGCAGATGAGCTCATATCTCGCCCTGAGACGCCAGGGCGGGAGAGACAGAGGCCCTCGGTGGAGGCCTTGCAGACCCTGAAGGAGAGGGGGCCGTGGGCTTCTGGATCCCCAGCCGTTGAGAGATTCTGGGAATTGGGGTGCTGAGCGCCGCCACTGAGCTGACTGTCCTTCTCGTGTGTTCTCTCCAGGAGCATTGGTGTCATCACCTACATCCTGTGAGTGCCTGCTTGGGGCCTCCTGCTTCTCCTGGGGCCCTGCTGGGGCAGGatgctgggtggctgggtgggtgaATGAATTTGTGCAGGAGGGAAAGGTGTGAGTTCAGAAGGCCCCACACCCCCTGGTGCAGGGCCGAGTGGGGACCGCGTgtgtcctccctccctgctggccaGCAGCCCGGCCCGGCCTCACTCCCTGGGTGCCGCGTTTGGGTTGTTCCTCGCCTCCACCCCTGCGCCAGGCAGGCTCCCCCTGCGTTTTCCTCCCTCGTCAGGTGGCACAGCGATCCACCCTGACGGTGCCTTACGATGGGCTTTTTCATAGTTTTAGGTTCTTAAGTATTGAAGAAAGGCTAGACTTTCAAAACAGCTACAAAACCAGTGTGGTTTCTGTGCCCCTCACCCGTCTTCCCATGACGCTGGCATCTTTTTGTCGTCGTCGTTGTTAAGTTTActcggagggagggagagagagcgtgagcacctgagggtcagggagagaggatcccgagTTCCACCGGCCGGTGCAGAGCCCCCACCCAAGGCTCCGTCTCacgacggcgagatcgtgacctgagctgaaatcgagagtcagacgcctgactgaccgagccccccgggtgcccccagaTGAGTACTCCTCCCTGTCCGTCACAGTGCCGTGTGCCCAGAGCCCCAGGGGGCGGTGGTGTGGCCCCCCCAGCGCAGCTCATTAGGAAGGCCCACGATGTCCTTGTGTGGTCTCTCGGGCTGTGCCCGGACCGTGTGTGGACGCACTCGGCAGGGATTCCCCCGCGGGTTGTCAGTGTGGCCTCTGATTGCTGAACATTTGGGGGACGTGCTTCGAGCTTCCTTAGAGACTTCTGCCCGCTCGTTTTGAGTCCCCGTCGGAGGCTGGGCGCGAGGTTTCTGTGCTGTGTGGTGGGAGGCTAGGGGCCGGGGTGCGCGGGAGGCCCGGGGGGTGGCGCAGGCTGCGGCGTGTCGGTGGGGCGAGTACAGGGGCCACTGAGCCCCGTGCCCGTCTTCCAGTCTGAGCGGCGCCTCCCCGTTCCTGGGCGAGACAAAGCAGGAGACCCTGACCAACATCTCGGCCGTGAACTACGACTTCGACGAGGAGTACTTCAGCAACACCAGTGAGCTGGCCAAGGACTTCATCCGCCGGCTGCTTGTCAAAGACCCCAAGTAGGAGCGCTGGCCGGGCagagggccggggggggggggggggcgggcaggggaggcCGCTGGTCCACGAGAGCACATCCTCGTGCTGTCCCCTCCTCGTCACTGGGAGTCGGGCATGGCCTGGCAGCGGGCCAGTGGACGGCTTAGCTCGGTCCCCGCCGTGACTTTAAGAGCTGTGAATGGATCCTTGTTGAGAATCCTGGTTGAGAGCTGTGACTCCTGTTGAAGGTAGGTTTCGTGGGCAATTGCAGACTCCTGGGGGTCTTCTCCTAGGGAGGACTAAAGCTTCCGGCATCACGGAGCCCTCCTTCCCAGAGAGGTGCTCCTCCCAGAGTCCTCCCTGGCCCGAGCCGCCCATTCTTGCCGCCTGCCTGTCCCTCCTGTGGGCGCCGGAGTTGGCGAGACCCAGCGTTAGGTCCCGCCCCCGGTAACAAAACCGCTCGGAAAGCGTGACGACCCCAGAGCAGCAGGCCTCTTGATGGGCTCCTTGCTGGCTGATCCGAGCGGATGCTCTGAGGTTGCAGGTAGTTCCAAGGTCATTTCAGGGACTTGCCCCCGGCTGGAGGGGCGTCCCCAGGGGGCCAGTGTCTGTGAGCCgtgtgaggtgggggcagggagccgaGCTGCGGGGGGAGGGCCCAGAAAACCCCTTCCCTGTTCTGTTCTCCCCGCCAGCCTCGTCGGGGGATGGGGACGTGGCGGGCATGTGACTAaccaggggggggggggggggcttttctAGGAGAAGAATGACCAtcgcccagagcctggagcattCCTGGATCAAGGTGAGATGGGCGGGGCTGCTCCCTCCCCAGGACGGCAGGTGTGATCAGGCCTGAGTGTCGGGCAGGGTCCCCAGGGGAGTGGACCCGGCTGGCAGAGGGCGGGGTGTGCACGGGGATGGTGTGGGAGCCCCGCCGTGTGATACCCGGTGGGGTACCCAGCCCCTCTGCACGCGGCACGGCTCCCTGCACCGAAACTTCCAGAACGGGGTGGCCTCTCGGCCGGGCGCGGCAgtcttctgtaaagggccaggcgGCCCGTGACTCCTTCCCCTGGGTCTCTGGCAGGGAAATGCCGgaaccagccccctcccccaccccccccgcgaAGGGGCGGGGCCGTGTGCCGGTAAGACTTTCTTTAGGCGCCGCCCGCCTCAGGCCCCGCCTCTCCCTCCGCAGGCGATCCGGCGGCGGAACGTGCGGCGGGAGGACGGCGGCCGGAAGCCGGAGCGGCGGCGCCTGAAGACGGCGCGCCTCAAGGAGTACACCATCAAGTCGCACTCGAGCATGCCCCCCAACAACACGTACGTCAGCTTCGAGCGCTTCTCCAAGGTGCTGGAGGAGGTGGCCGCGGCGGAGGAGGGCCTGCGCGGCCTGGAGCACAGCCGGCGCCTGTTCCACGAGGACATCGAGGCGCTGACGGCCATCTACGAGGAGAAGGAGGCCTGGTACCGGGAGGAGAACGAGAGCATCGGCCAGGACCTGCGGCGGCTGCGGCAGGAGCTGCACAAGACCGAGGCGCTGCGGCGGCAGGCCCAGGAGGAGGCCAAGGGCGCCCTGCTGGGGGCCAGCGGGCTCAAGCGCCGCTTCAGCCGCCTGGAGAACCGCTACGAGGCCCTGGCCAAGCAGGTGGCCTCCGAGGTGCGCTTCGTGCAGGACCTGGTGTGCGCCATGGGGCAGGAGAAGCTGCAGGCCGGGGGGTGCGGCCTCCGCtaggggcgggcgggcggggccggGAACCCGAGGCCGCCCTCCCCCGGCTCAGCCCCTCTGTCCTGCGGCTTCCGGGTCAGCGTCCCCTGGGGAGCCCCGGGAGCCCCGCGAGCGCGGGGTACCGCGGGACAGAGCCGGCCAGGCGGCGCAGGGCCAGCCGCGTGCAAGGCCTGGGCCTGGAGCTCGGAACCCGGGGGCGGGCGGGGTCTCACCTGCCTCTGCCGGACGCCGAGGTCCCACCTCTTCTAGAGACGAGAGGCAGCTTCTGACCCGGCCCCCTcggcccccagccctccctgcgCCCCCTGGGCTGAGCTGGCACCAGGGCCCGAGCTGAGGAGATGGCCCAGCCCTTGAGGCGTCGGTTTGGGGCGGGTGGCGAGGGGGCGTGAGGCTGGACGCGGGACCCTGATGCAGAAgctgtgtctgtccctctctgaGGCCCAGGCGGCCCCAGGTGCCGGGTCAGGAGCCATCGCTGCCCCTCACTCCTCTCTGCCGTGCCTGTCACAAAGCGCACGCGATGACCCACACGGCCCGGCCACGCCCCTGCCTCCCGTCCCAGTGCTGCCTTCCGAATTGTGGGGTAGTCGCCCCCAGAGTGCTCTGCGAAGGCCCAGTGTCCCCCGAGTGCCCCGCGAGCCCCTGAGGCTGCTTGCGGCCGGCCGAACCCTCCCCGCTGGGccagagaaggtggaggaggggctgcaggggcaGTGCCCGCACCCGCCACTAGGTGCCGCCCTCGAGCAGGGCCCTGCGCCCCAGGGAACGTGCCCCAAGGTCCCGGATTCACCAAAACGAGGCTCTCTGGCCGCGTGCTCTGCACTTGTGCCGCGGTTTGGGTTAAGCGAGTGACATCTGTGTGGCCCCTCCGTAGCCCGAGAGGAGTTCTCCGGACAGAGGCCAACCTGGCCCGGGGGCGGGAGGAGCCCCCTGAGGTGTCCTCCCGTGTGCCTAGGCCCGTCCCCAGCGCCGGGGTGGGGCCCGCTGTGTACCCGTCTGCGAGCTCTGTGTATCACACGTGCATGTGCCTAAAGGAAATAAAGCCCCGCTTCCCCGACACGTGGCTGCTTTCTGTGCTCAGGCCCCGGCCGGGGCAGCCAGTCTGGTGGCCACCCGGTGCCACGGCCGCGCCTGGCTCTCGTGTCTCTTCTCCTCCACTGCTGCCCCCATGCTCTTTGGGAAGACGAGGGCAGACCTGGGGGGCCTCGGAGGCTGCCCTGATCTTGGGGTTTGGCAGGTCTCACTTGCGATGGAAGCTTCCAGACAGCTGGAACGAAGTCAGAGGGGCCTTCTGTCCCTCTGTGCCGCCTCAGATGCTGCCGGGCCCCAGTGCCCCAGCGTGAGGACGCCGGCACAGAGGTCACCCCGTCCGCTgggaagggatgggggggggggtccttgtTCCCCCTGCTGCTGCCTCTGGGTCTGGCACGTGGTTCCAAAAAGGGAATGCTTTTTACTTTCTTCCCGGGAGCTGGAGCTCTGGGGTCAGTGGTGCCCTATCCTTTCATTACCTCGTGCCCTACACCCAGGGGCGCATCTCTCCTCACTCGTGTTCTGTTTTTACTTTAACCAAAAGGAAAACATTGAGATCCGACTTACCATCGCTCCTTTTTAATCTCTTTTGGGGGAACAACCTCAAGTTTTAGCATTTCAGTAGATTTCAGCTCACTGACTGCTGAGCTCAGTCGGGTCTCCCCCGTTCGTCCCTGACTGTCCTTTACGGCCGGCTCGTCCAGCCCAGGACCTGGTCTGGCCCTTTGGGGTTCAAGGTGATGACTGAGCGGCACGGCCCCTTGGGTCACGTGGCACAGAGCCGGCCGTGGGGGGGGGCGCCCTGGTGTGTGTAACGTGTGTAAGGTCGGCAAGCCGCACCCGTCTGCCACATGGCACCAGATGGCCTCCAGACCCCCCGGGGGCCCAGGGACCGCTGGACGGCACCCGTCCAGCCAGTGCTGAGCAGGTCTCGCCCATTCCGGGCACTGTGGCGGGTGCTGGGCGATGGCTGCGGAGGGTTGAGACGACGTCTGTCCTGACGTGGGAGAGGAGGGAGTAGTGAGACCGGGTACAAACCGACATCCGCTTTGTCCAGGGTCTGCCCGGCTGCGGGCCTGGATTCCCAGCGTCTCCTCGGGATAACGGGCAGGTGTCCTTGCTTTGCAAACACTCGGCCCCACCCCCTCCTACCTGGGGAGGGGTGTCCACGGGGAGCCCCTCTGGGGCCACACCACACCTAGCCAGGGCGTCCGGCCGGTGCAAGCACTTTGCGGAGCCTGGGGCTAACGTAGTTATTGACTCTGACCTTGGCCCGCAGGCTCTGATCTCTGCCCCTGCTATCGCTCCTCGAGGGCGGGCTGGCCCAGTAGGGGTTTCTGACCACCAGAATACAGCGGAGGTGACGAGGTCCGTCCCCCCATCAGGCCACATAAGACTGTGGCTTCCGTTTTGCTGGCGGACTGTCCCTTGCTGGCTTTCACGAGCGAGCTGCCATGTCGCAGGCCCAGATGGCAAGGGGCAGCCAGCAAGGAAGAAGGCCCACCAGCCGCGTGAGTGGCCCTAGGAGCGGACCCCTCCCCAGTGGAGCCGTCGGGTAGAACCCAGGCCTGGCTGGCACCTGGATCGTGGCCTCCCGGGTGACGCTGAGCCTCAGACCCGGGCGGGCTACATCGGGACCCCTGACCCACAGAGACTGGAGACACCCTGTTACTGGAGATGCCGTCTGGTTTTTCCTTGTGCAAAATAGGGGTGTCGTCGTGCTTGTTTCTTGATTGGGGGGGGACAGACTATGGGAACCACGGGTTGCCTTCCTCCCGCCCTTCGGTTGGCTCAGATCTTGGCTGTGGTGTGTGAAGTTCGCCGGAGGAAGGGTTTGAAACTGGTGtttgtctcggggcgcctggggggcgcaggCGGTTAAGTGATCTTagcgttcggctcaggtcatgatctcgcagtttgtgggttcgagccccgcgtcgggctccgtgccgactgcttcggattctgtgtctctcaaaaataaataagcattaaaaaataaacggGTCATCTAGTAAGTAGGCTGTTGCCCTGTGAGCTGTGCTAGCAAATTACGGATCCCGAGCAGGGGTGGTGCGGGCCCCAGTTTGAAAACCGGTTGGTCGGGAAGACAGGAGGCTTGGATTCGGGACAAGCGGAAGGCCTGTGGGGCTGAGCCCGGACCTCGGGCAGAGCGTTACGCCCGCTGAATGAGGGGGCTCCATGCATGGTGTCAGGGGCAcggtgggaggggagagcagaACGTTCTGGTTGGATCCCGGTCGGCAGCAGAGGGACCCCGGGGCCCAGTGGGTGGCAGAGGggtaacggggggggggggtttgcaCCCAGGGTGGCTCCCGTGGGTTGAAGTGTGTTCCCCGGAAAGAGAAGCGGTTCCGAAACCCTGGAACGTGGGCCTGGTGCTGGTGTCTCGAGTCGCCTTGTGCCCGGCCATTTCCAGCCTGCGGCCCCCTCGGGCGGGGATGTGCCCAGGTTGAGATTTCGTCCGCGGCCTGGCCCTCGACGGAGGCCCTGTCTCGCTCCCCCAGCAGAATCTGGCCCATCCGCTCCCACCTTCAGGACCAGGCGCGGCCGACGGCAGCAGGTGGGCGAGAGGCCGCTTGGCCGGGCCAGTGGGCGGTGGGGAAGAGGGTCAAGAGGGCCGGGCACCCGGgttgaggcaggggaggggctccgGGGGGCCCGAGCAGGCCGGGGCCACCACCTCGGGCGGCGCTGTCCTGAGGTGTGGACGATCTTGCTGCTTCCGTCGAGATCTGTCGTGGGGGCCCCTCCGTGGAAGATGGTGGGCAGGTGCCACAGGGGCCACGTGGGGCCACAGCGGAGCCACTTGCTGTCTGCAAGGGGAGGCAGACAGCTTCGAAGGCCGCCCCGTCGGGCTCCCGGCTCTTGGCCAACACACTACCTGCCCGTGTTGCCAGTCGTGCCCTCCCTCAGGGACGGTGGCCCCATCCGTGTCCCTCGCCAGCAGTGAAGGATGAAGGAAAGGCGTGTTGGGGGCAGCAAGCGGGCGCCCCTGAGCATGAATCCTCttagacgggggggggggggggtcgccaTGCTGGGTCCCTGGGGTGCCGTCTTTCCTGCAGGTGGGGGGCAGGCGACGTGCCCTGTGTCCCCGCCCAGGGTCGTGAGCaggtgcagggaggagggcagggccggCCAAGCCCACGGCTCCTGCGCACATGGGGCGCTGCTGTTAataacggggcgggggggggcgcctATGAAGCCGCCCTGCCAGCCCCGAGATGCTCCTTCGGCCCCGGAGGCCTTTAGCGCCCCcttgtgagagaaaaagaaaagtcagtcCCCAAACCTCTCCGTCCGGCCCGCGCAGCGGCTTGGAAAGTGAGACACAGACCAACAGcgtcgtgtcgggctctgtgccgacagctcggagcccggagcctgcttcggattccgtgtctccctctctctctgcccctcccctgctcacgctctgtccctctctttctctctcaaaaataaacattaaaaaaaataaaaggatttcaCTCACAGACCCTGAAGTTTGAATTCCACACGGTCTGTGCttcccacagattttttttaacgtttttctttatttacctcGATAGAGActtgcaagtcggggaggggcagaaagaggaggaagagagaaccccaagcaggctccgcgctgtccgTGCGGACCccgatgggggcttgaacccgcgaaccgtgagatcagacccgaggccgaagtcggacgcctccgcgagcaagccacccaggtgcccccaaaattagccatttttaa encodes the following:
- the DAPK3 gene encoding death-associated protein kinase 3, translating into MSTFRQEDVEDYYEMGEELGSGQFAIVRKCRQKGTGKEYAAKFIKKRRLSTSRRGVSREEIEREVNILREIRHPNIITLHDIFENKTDVVLILELVSGGELFDFLAEKESLTEDEATQFLKQILDGVHYLHSKRIAHFDLKPENIMLLDKNVPNPRIKLIDFGIAHKIEAGNEFKNIFGTPEFVAPEIVNYEPLGLEADMWSIGVITYILLSGASPFLGETKQETLTNISAVNYDFDEEYFSNTSELAKDFIRRLLVKDPKRRMTIAQSLEHSWIKAIRRRNVRREDGGRKPERRRLKTARLKEYTIKSHSSMPPNNTYVSFERFSKVLEEVAAAEEGLRGLEHSRRLFHEDIEALTAIYEEKEAWYREENESIGQDLRRLRQELHKTEALRRQAQEEAKGALLGASGLKRRFSRLENRYEALAKQVASEVRFVQDLVCAMGQEKLQAGGCGLR